The following nucleotide sequence is from Acinetobacter equi.
AATTATTAGTTGAAGATGCTGAAGAGCAAATACTCGTCCAAAACAAACTGAATACACAACTTAAAATTGAGATGGAAAAGTCAAAAGCGATTGAGCTAAAACTTCAAGAATATTCGCAAATATTGGAATATAAAATTAAAGAACGTACTTTAGATTTAGAAATCATGCACCAAAATCTTAAAAATAAACAGACAAATTTAATATTAGCCCATGATATTGCTGGTTTAACACCTTGGGACTGGAATATTAAAGAAAGAAAAATTACATTAAATAAGAAGTCGAATAAACAGTCTCTCGATTCAGACTCTATAACTCTTGATTTTAACAAAGAAACTCCTGTTCATCCTAGTGATGTAAAGCATTTCACCTATGAGTTAAAACGACATTTACGGGGTTTATCAGATCAATTCGAAGCAACATATCGCATCCAATGTAACGATAATAAATGGCATTGGGTACATGATATTGGTCGAGTAATTAGCCGTAATCCCAAAAACAATTTCGCAATTAAAATGGTCGGAATACGTCGAGATATTAATAAAGAACGTTTAGATCAAGAGCGTTTAAAACTTTCTGCAAGCGTATTACAACAAGCAGCTGAAGGAATATTTATTTTAGATGAAGATCTTAAATATATCGATGTAAATCCATTTTATGAAAAATTAACTGGATTTGAACGTGAAATTTTATTAGGTAAACAAGTATTTGAAATTTGTATAAATAAACAAGATAATCAACAATTAATGCATAACTCAATTATAACTAAAGTATTAACAACTGGTAAATATGATGACGAAATTACTGAACAGTTCTTATCTGGTAAAGAACTTACATTAAGATTTCATATTAATGCAATTAAAGATGATTTAAATAGAACCATTAATTATATTGGTATTGTTTCAGATTTAACTGAAAAAAGGTTACAAGAACAGCGTCTTTCGTACTTAGAAAACTATGACACACTAACAGATCTACCAAATCGAATTTATTATAATTATCAACTTCATCAATATGTTGTGACTCACCAAAATTCAGTTAAGCAACTTGCGATTATTCGCCTTAATATTGATAGATTCAGACCTTTAAATGAGTATTTAAAACAAAGTGGTGGAGATGAATTACTCCGACAATTAGCACAACGTTTACGTTTATCTAATGATGAAGCGCTATTTCTCGCACATTTAAATAGTGATAATTTTGCAATTGTTTATGAGCTATCACACTTACGCCCCTCTATTCATGAACAATGTGAAAAGATTATGCGTAGCCTATCTACACCATTTAACATTAATGGAGAAGATCATCACATCACCGTTTCAATGGGTGTATCTTTTTATCCTGAACATGGTCGCCAAGTTGATTACTTAAATAGTTATGCAGAACAAGCACTCAAAGAAGCTAAAAGTTTGGGTGGTAATATGGTGCGTATTTATAATCTAAGAGCAGATGTTTTACTCAACCAAGATATTTACATAGAACGCGATCTAAGACACGCTATCAAAAATCATGAATTAGTTGTCCATTATCAACCTAAAGTTTATTTTGATAATTCTCAAATCCAAGGTTTTGAAGCTCTTATTCGTTGGAATCACCCAACTAAAGGTCTCATTCCTCCAAATATGTTTTTGCCTATTGCCGAACAAACAAGCCTAATTTCGGAGATTGGAACTTTTGTTATTTTAGAAACAGCGAAGCAAATCCAAAAATGGAAACTCATGGGATATGAAAACATCATTGTTTCTTTAAATGTTGTCGCACAACAATTGCATCGAGGTAATCTTCTTGAAACTATTGATCATGCATTACAAAAGTACAATATTTCAGGTGAAAACTTAGAGCTAGAAATTACTGAATCTTCACTTGTTGATCAAACTGATTTGGTTAAAAAAATACTAGAACAAATCAAAATGCGTCGTATTCATATTGCACTTGATGATTTTGGTACAGGTTACTCATCACTTTCTTATTTGACCCACTTCCCGATTGATACTTTAAAAATTGATCGTAGCTTTGTATTAAAAATTGGGCACCCTAAACAAGAACCTCTTGTAAGTGCAATTATTGCCATGGGTAAAGCAATGGGAATGACACTTGTTGCAGAAGGTGTTGAAACGGAAGAACAAAAGCAATATCTATCAAATCTGCAATGTGATATTGCACAAGGATTCTTATTTTCAAAACCTTTAACAGAAAATGATGCAACGACTTATTTAGTTCAACATTATCAAAAATAATTTATAGTAAAAACATATTACTTAAGAGTATTCAGTGCTCATTAGTGTTAAAAAATGCACAACTTGGGCTGTGCTAATTTTGTAACTAATGATATATTCAAATTCATTTCGCTAATCCATTCACGGTTTAGCATTACTTGTAAGACGAAAGAGATTCAGATGGACGAGCAATCATTAAAACAGCAAGCACTGTATTATCATGAGTTCCCAACACCAGGAAAAATCAGTGTTACACCAAGTAAACAACTGAGCAACCAACGTGACTTAGCTCTTGCATATTCTCCTGGTGTTGCTGCACCATGTTTAGAAATTGAAAAAGATCCATCAAAAGCTGCTCTTTATACAGCACGTGGCAATCTTGTAGCGGTTGTAAGTAACGGTACAGCAGTTTTAGGTCTGGGTAATATTGGACCATTAGCATCCAAACCTGTAATGGAAGGTAAAGGTGTTTTATTTAAAAAATTTGCTGGCGTAGATGTTTTTGACATTGAAATTGCTGAAAATGATCCAGATAAAATTGTCGATATTGTTGCTGCGTTAGAACCAACATTTGGCGGTATTAACTTAGAAGATATTAAAGCTCCTGAATGTTTCTATATTGAAAAGAAACTTCGTGAGCGCATGAATATTCCTGTATTCCACGATGATCAACACGGTACATCTATCATTGTAGGTTCTGCATTATTAAATGCATTACAACTCAATGGTAAAAAAATTGAAGATATTAAAATCATCGCTTCAGGTGCTGGCGCAGCTGCACTTTCTTGCTTAGATTTATTATGTGCACTAGGCGCTAAAAAAGAAAATATCACTGTTGCTGACTCACGTGGTTTAATCACAACTAAACGTGAAGGCTTAGATGATTCTAAAAAACGCTACATGCAAGATATTGATGCAACACAATTAACTGATGTAATTGCTGGCGCTGATATGTTCTTAGGTCTATCTGCACCTGGTATTTTAACCAAAGACATGGTTAAACAAATGGCGAAAGATCCAATTGTTTTCGCACTTGCAAACCCAGATCCAGAAATTTTGCCAGAACATGCACATGAAGTTCGTGATGATGTCATCATGGCAACAGGTCGTTCAGATTATCCAAACCAAGTAAACAACGCACTTTGCTTCCCATACATCTTCCGTGGTGCACTTGATGTCGGTGCAACAACCATTAATGAAGAAATGAAAATTGCATGCGTACATGCAATTGCACGTATGGCACACATCGAAGCTGATGCGGCATCTTATGGTGAAAAATCTGCTTCATTTGGTCGCGATTACCTAATCCCACGTCCATTAGATCAACGCTTAATTCTTGAAATTGCACCTGCAATTGCTCAAGCTGCAATGGATTCTGGTGTAGCAACACGTCCAATCGAAGATTTTTCTGCGTATCGTCAACGTTTATCAGAGTTCGTTTATAACTCTGCTTTCATGATGAAACCAATTTTTGCTCAAGCAAAAACAGATCCTAAACGTATTGCATATGCTGAAGGTGAAGATTTACGTGTTCTACGTGCAGTTCAAATTGCAGTAGATGAAGGTTTAGCTAAACCAATTCTTGTTGGTCGTACAGCAGTTATCGAAGCAAATATCAAAAAATTAGGTTTACGTCTTGTTGATGGTGAAAATATCACAATCGTAGATCAAGAAAATAATCCTAATTACCAAAAATTTGCGGATGATTACTACAACATCATGCAACGTAAAGGCGTAACACCTGAGTACGCTCAACGTGAAGCACGTCGTCGTTCTACGCTCATTGCATCTATGTTGGTAAAACACGGTTTAGCTGATGGCATGCTGTGTGGAACATATTCAAGCTACGATATTCACTTAGACTTCGTAAGTAAAATTATTGGTAAGCAAGAAGGTCATAATACATTCTTTACTTTGAATGCATTAATGCTTGAAGACCGTAATTTATTTATTGCTGATACTTACGTAAATACAAATCCGACTGCAGAGCAACTTGCTGAAATGACAATTTTAGCAGCTGAAGAAGTACGTCGTTTTGGTATTACGCCACGTATTGCCTTACTTTCACATTCTAGCTATGGTTCAGATCAAAATGATCCTAGCGCTCAAAAAATGCGTAAAGTATTTGAAATTTTAAGTGAAACAGCTCCTGAATTGGAAGTTGATGGTGAGATGCATGGTGATGCAGCACTTGACGAAAATATTCGTCACTTCGCTTTCCCTAACTCACGCTTCAAAGGTTCTGCAAACTTACTTATTATGCCAAACCTTGATGCCGCAAACATTTCATTCAATCTATTAAAATCAACCTCTGGTAACAATGTTACGATTGGACCAATTTTATTAGGTGCAGCAAAACCAGTACACATTTTGACACCAACGGCAACTACACGTCGTTTAGTCAATATGACAGCACTTACAGTTGCAGAAATTCAAGAATATGAGAGAAATGCTCTATAACTGAGCACTTTCTCAACGTTTTGATACTTGAGAAAACCTCTATTCTGTAGCATGATGCTTACAAGAATAGAGGTTTTTTCATGCAAGTTTATTTAGTAGGCGGTGCTGTTCGAGATCATTTACTCGGTTATCCCTATCACGAAAAAGATTATGTTGTTGTCGGCGCGACGCCAGATCAACTTTTATCCCTAGGTTATCAACCTGTAGGGAAAGATTTTCCTGTTTTTCTACATCCTGAAACAAAAGATGAATACGCTTTAGCACGCACAGAGCGTAAATCAGGTCAGGGATATCACGGCTTTGAATTTTATACAGATCCTAGTGTTTCTCTTGAAGATGATTTAATTCGACGAGATCTCACTATTAATGCTATTGCAATGGATGAAGAAGGCAATATTTATGACCCCTATTTGGGTCAACAAGATCTTGAAAATAAAATTCTTCGTCACGTATCAGATGCATTCGTAGAAGATCCTTTACGTGTATTACGGATTGCGCGTTTTGCTGCACGTTATAAATCTTTAGGATTTACGGTTGCACCAGAAACATTAGAACTCATGCAACAATTAACACAATCTGGTGAATTAGATGCATTAACACCTGAACGTGTCTGGAAAGAAACATCTCGTGCACTAATGGAAAATCATGCTGATGAATATTTTCAAGTTCTACGAAATTGTGGTGCTTTAAAAGTTCTATTTCCAGAAATTGATGCATTATTTGGCATTCCACAGCGTCCTGAATATCATCCTGAAATAGATTGTGGTATTCATACCATGATGTCCGTACAACAAGCGTGCTTAGCAAATTATAGTCTTGATGTACGTTTTGCTGTACTTGTACATGATCTAGGTAAAGCATTAACACCTAAAGATCAATTGCCACGTCATATCATGCATGAAGAGCGAGGCATTCAGTTAGTTAACAATATTTGTGATCGCTTAAAAGTACCAACATCACTTAAACAACTGTCTTTAGCCGTATGCAAAGAACATTTAAAGTGTCATCAAGCTCTTCAATTAAAAGCTGGAACAATTTGGAGATTATTACAACGCTTAGATGTTCTTAGACGTCCAGAACGTGTCCAAGCCTTCGTTCAAGCATGTGAATGTGATTCAAGAGGTCGGTTAGGATTAGAAAATCGAGAATATCCTCAAGCACAATTTATTTTAGAAGCGATGAATATTGTTCGAAATATTAAAGCCCAAGATTTGCCTTCAGATATAAAAGGACCTGAAATTGGGGAGATGCTGATTAAAAAGCGAATTGAGGCACTAATGGAATTTAAGCAAAAATATCAGACTCATTCGTAAAAACTTTCATAAACATGTTAAAAAATAAAAGGTAAACATTAATTTTGTTTACCTTTTATTTGTCTTTTGATATCCATATACAGCATCATAAATTAACTATCCCATTAATTTATTATGCTGTGCATTTTCAAATTGACGCTGTTTTTCATATTGCACAGGATTATATGAACAAGCACTAACTAAAGTTGCAAGTAAAACGATTACAATAAATTTACTCATCACACAATTTCCTCTTTATTCAAATCACTAAACAGATGCAATATGCTCTGCTTTGTTTGTGTGATAAATATACTAAAGTCTTATGGATTTAAGAAACCGTTAAATTTAATTTAATTAATCTGATTTTTAGATTGTAGAGTTTAAAATGCACTCTAAAATCTAAATTTTAGAAGTGCATTTTATTTAATGATTTATCTGTTATTTAGATTTTTGCAACCTCAGAGCATTTAAAACAACAGACAACGAACTTAAAGACATTGCAACAGCAGCAATCATTGGCGTAAGCAACCAACCTGTGAGCGGATAAAAAATACCTGCTGCTAATGGAACACCTAATCCATTATAAACAAAAGAAAAAGCTAAGTTTTGTTTCATATTTCTAACACCTAAACGTGCCATATGAATTGCCTGATCGACACCACGAATATCGCCTTTAACTAATGTTACTTGTGCTGTTTGTTTTGCAATATCTGTCCCCGTACCCATTGCAATACCCACATTTGCCTGAGCCAATGCAGGTGCATCATTAATTCCATCTCCCGCCATAACTACAATTTTTGATTGCGATTGATATTTTTTCACTAATTCTAATTTATCTTGTGGCGTACAATTTCCATAAAAATGAGATATTCCTAGCTGTGCAGCAACAAATTTTGCATTCTGCTCATGATCACCTGTTGCCATAACAACATCAATTCCTGCATGTATTAATTGCTGAATCGCTTGTTGAGCATCTGCTTTAATTGCATCATAAATGGAAATATAAGCCAATACTTCAGTGGATGTTGCTAAAAAGCTAATTACCTCCCCACGCTGGCGTAAAAGATCTAATTCATTATTCAAATTTTCATCAATCGCTATTCCTAATAATTCGATGAGTTTCTGACTACCCACAAAAATCTTAATATCATCAATATCACCACTTACACCAAAACCTGAGACATCTTCAAAATTTTCAACATGGACATAATTTTGACTTGATACTAACTGAGATAATGTTTGTGCAATTGGATGTGTTGAAAATTGTTCAATAGATGCAATCCATGTTTCCACTTGTTTTTGATCTAAGGCAGGCACGAGTAACCGAATCTCTTTTAAACTTGGTTTACCTTCTGTAAGCGTACCTGTTTTATCAATAATTAAAGTATCCACTTTACTGAGTGCTTCAATTGCTTCAGCATCTTTAAATAAGATTCCTTGTTGTGCCGCTCTTCCTGTAGTTGCCATTACAGACATTGGCGTTGCTAAACCTAAAGCACATGGACAAGCAATAATTAATACAGCAACTGCACACATTAATGCCAAATCAAATTGAGCTTGACCAAACATCATCCATATAACAAATGTAGCAATACTGATTAAAAGTACAATAACTACAAAATATTTAGCCACGACATCTGCTAATCTTTGTAATGGTGCTTTTGAACGTTGTGCTTCAGCAACTGTTTGAATCATTTTTGCAAGTGTTGTATTGGCACCGATAGCTGTCGCTTTTATACGTAAACTACCTTGTTGATTAATCGTTCCACCAATCACTTGATCTCCTATTTCCTTTTTCACAGGAATAGGTTCTCCTGTCATCATGGCTTCATCAATATAAGATTTACCATCAACAACAACACCATCTAAAGGAACTTGCTCACCCGATGCAATTTGTAAAATATCACCCTGCTTAACCATTGAGATATCAACTTCTAGTAGCTGATCATCTTGCACAAGTGTTGCTGTATTGGCTTGCAATCGGAGTAAAGACTTTAATGAATCTGCTGTTTTAGCTCGAGCTTTTAACTCCATAATTTGCCCAAGCAAACTCAAAGACACAATCATACATGCAGCTTCAAAATATACAGCTACACCGTGACCTGTTTTTGCCTCTATTGGGATTAAAGAAGGGAAAATTGTTGCAACTAAACTATAAAAAAATGCAGCAATGACCCCAACACCAATAAGACTCCACATATTTAAATTACGTGTTTTATATGAACTCAAACAGCGTTCTAGAATCGGCTTTCCTGCCCATAAGACAACAGGAAGCGATAATATTAACTCAATCCATGGTTGTATATGCTGCGGAATAAAAGCATGTAAATGCGAACCCATTGCCAATACAAAAACCAATAATGAAAATGGTAATGTTTTCCAAAATCTATGACTGAAATCGACCAATTCAGGGTTTGGACCATCATCTAATGTCGGTTGCATCGGCTCTAAGGCCATACCACAAATTGGGCATGTACCAGGTCCTTTCTGTACAATTTCAGGATCCATTGGACAGGTATAATCCATATCTGCTGCACCTTCAGGAACAGTCCGCTCATCAAATGGAATTAAATAGGTTTCAGGGTCTACTTTAAACTTATCTAAACAAGAAGGATTACAAAAATAATAAGTCTTTTCCTGATAATCTGTTTTCAAGTCAGTTGTAACCGCAACAGACATCCCACAAACAGGATCAATTTCTGTTGCGTCATTAGAATGTACATTTGATTTATGCCCACCACAGCATCCTGATTTTTTCTCAGAACTTTCTATTATTTTTTCTTCTTTATTTTGTGAACAACAACTCGATGTTTTGTTTTCTTTTTCAATATCCTGTTTGTTTGAATTTCCACAGCAAGATGATTGCTCAGTTACAATCTGAACATCAATATTCTGTTCGTCTTTCTTTTTTGAAGCACATCCACAACTACTTTTTACTGGCTTTGTAACAGTCTCTTCTCTTTTCTGATCTATCGTATATTGCTCAGGATTTTGAGCAAACTTTTCCTTACATCCTGTACAACAGAATAAAAAACGTTTGTCATTAAAATCAAAATAATGTTTTGACTCTTCAGAAACAGTCATACCACAAATAAGATCAATTCTAACGAATTCTAATGGAGCAGACTTACCTGAACAACACGAAGATTTTTTATCTGACATCATAAGATGCACTCTCATTTTTTTGCTTATACTAAGAGTAAAGTCTGTATCTAGGTACAGAGTCAAGTCTTTTAGGCGGACATTATGTTTACAATTGGAAAACTCGCAAAACTTACCAACTCAAATGTTGAAACTATTCGCTATTATCAAAGAATAGGATTAATCAAAATTCCTCAACCCACTGGCAGCTACCGTTATTACACACAAGAAGATATAGAAACTATTCACTTTATTCAAAAAGCAAAAGATGCGGGATTACAACTCAGTGAAATTCAAGAATTACTCGCTTTAGATATCAATGATCGTGAAAAAGTTAGACAAGTGATCGAGCATCGCTTAGAACAAATTAATCTTAGACTGAAAGAACTTAGCTCATTTAAGCAGCAACTCACATCTTGGTTAGATGAATGTAAAACATCTCCTCATAGCTGTTGCCCAATTCTTGAATCACTCAAAAAATGAAATATCATCTAAACTAAATATTACAGACAATAAAAAAGAGCTTCATATGAAGCTCTTTTTTCGAATAAAGAAATTATTTTAAATTTCCCATTCAACTTTTTAAATCAATTATGCATTTATTTCAGCAGGAACTTTTGCATAACGTACGCCACCCATTTGTTCAGCAATACGTAAAACTTGGCAGCTATAACCTACTTCGTTGTCATACCAAACATATGCAGTTAAACGGTTACCAGAAGTGATTGTTGCTTGCGCATCAAATACCCCTGCAGTGCGTGAACCGATGAAATCAGAAGATACAACTTCAGTAGAGTTTGTATAACCAATTTGACCTTGAAGATTTGAATTAATCGAAATCTGACGAATGTATTCATTTACTTCATCACGATCAACTTCTTTATCTAAAGTAAGGTTCAAAATTGCAAGAGAAACGTTTGGTGTAGGAACACGTACAGAGTTACCAGTCAACTTACC
It contains:
- a CDS encoding EAL domain-containing protein, which gives rise to MSNVNNYAYKRYLYSEQIKNSLITIRYFLLSICLVSTYIYVVFSLFFGYSEILNIWFNLTEIIIFISLCITLFKFRFGTYSDKHADLWVKSVCITIGLMLALGTFVLYFQLPMYVKNFNYYQGLNLSFILIGVSLVFALAFLNQKLIYFLILFFPVILPFLYAQITLTLDNHLLFFISTDFILISIFICASISVRIQNKLTNLLFRNKLLVEDAEEQILVQNKLNTQLKIEMEKSKAIELKLQEYSQILEYKIKERTLDLEIMHQNLKNKQTNLILAHDIAGLTPWDWNIKERKITLNKKSNKQSLDSDSITLDFNKETPVHPSDVKHFTYELKRHLRGLSDQFEATYRIQCNDNKWHWVHDIGRVISRNPKNNFAIKMVGIRRDINKERLDQERLKLSASVLQQAAEGIFILDEDLKYIDVNPFYEKLTGFEREILLGKQVFEICINKQDNQQLMHNSIITKVLTTGKYDDEITEQFLSGKELTLRFHINAIKDDLNRTINYIGIVSDLTEKRLQEQRLSYLENYDTLTDLPNRIYYNYQLHQYVVTHQNSVKQLAIIRLNIDRFRPLNEYLKQSGGDELLRQLAQRLRLSNDEALFLAHLNSDNFAIVYELSHLRPSIHEQCEKIMRSLSTPFNINGEDHHITVSMGVSFYPEHGRQVDYLNSYAEQALKEAKSLGGNMVRIYNLRADVLLNQDIYIERDLRHAIKNHELVVHYQPKVYFDNSQIQGFEALIRWNHPTKGLIPPNMFLPIAEQTSLISEIGTFVILETAKQIQKWKLMGYENIIVSLNVVAQQLHRGNLLETIDHALQKYNISGENLELEITESSLVDQTDLVKKILEQIKMRRIHIALDDFGTGYSSLSYLTHFPIDTLKIDRSFVLKIGHPKQEPLVSAIIAMGKAMGMTLVAEGVETEEQKQYLSNLQCDIAQGFLFSKPLTENDATTYLVQHYQK
- a CDS encoding NADP-dependent malic enzyme, which produces MDEQSLKQQALYYHEFPTPGKISVTPSKQLSNQRDLALAYSPGVAAPCLEIEKDPSKAALYTARGNLVAVVSNGTAVLGLGNIGPLASKPVMEGKGVLFKKFAGVDVFDIEIAENDPDKIVDIVAALEPTFGGINLEDIKAPECFYIEKKLRERMNIPVFHDDQHGTSIIVGSALLNALQLNGKKIEDIKIIASGAGAAALSCLDLLCALGAKKENITVADSRGLITTKREGLDDSKKRYMQDIDATQLTDVIAGADMFLGLSAPGILTKDMVKQMAKDPIVFALANPDPEILPEHAHEVRDDVIMATGRSDYPNQVNNALCFPYIFRGALDVGATTINEEMKIACVHAIARMAHIEADAASYGEKSASFGRDYLIPRPLDQRLILEIAPAIAQAAMDSGVATRPIEDFSAYRQRLSEFVYNSAFMMKPIFAQAKTDPKRIAYAEGEDLRVLRAVQIAVDEGLAKPILVGRTAVIEANIKKLGLRLVDGENITIVDQENNPNYQKFADDYYNIMQRKGVTPEYAQREARRRSTLIASMLVKHGLADGMLCGTYSSYDIHLDFVSKIIGKQEGHNTFFTLNALMLEDRNLFIADTYVNTNPTAEQLAEMTILAAEEVRRFGITPRIALLSHSSYGSDQNDPSAQKMRKVFEILSETAPELEVDGEMHGDAALDENIRHFAFPNSRFKGSANLLIMPNLDAANISFNLLKSTSGNNVTIGPILLGAAKPVHILTPTATTRRLVNMTALTVAEIQEYERNAL
- a CDS encoding multifunctional CCA addition/repair protein, producing MQVYLVGGAVRDHLLGYPYHEKDYVVVGATPDQLLSLGYQPVGKDFPVFLHPETKDEYALARTERKSGQGYHGFEFYTDPSVSLEDDLIRRDLTINAIAMDEEGNIYDPYLGQQDLENKILRHVSDAFVEDPLRVLRIARFAARYKSLGFTVAPETLELMQQLTQSGELDALTPERVWKETSRALMENHADEYFQVLRNCGALKVLFPEIDALFGIPQRPEYHPEIDCGIHTMMSVQQACLANYSLDVRFAVLVHDLGKALTPKDQLPRHIMHEERGIQLVNNICDRLKVPTSLKQLSLAVCKEHLKCHQALQLKAGTIWRLLQRLDVLRRPERVQAFVQACECDSRGRLGLENREYPQAQFILEAMNIVRNIKAQDLPSDIKGPEIGEMLIKKRIEALMEFKQKYQTHS
- a CDS encoding heavy metal translocating P-type ATPase, encoding MMSDKKSSCCSGKSAPLEFVRIDLICGMTVSEESKHYFDFNDKRFLFCCTGCKEKFAQNPEQYTIDQKREETVTKPVKSSCGCASKKKDEQNIDVQIVTEQSSCCGNSNKQDIEKENKTSSCCSQNKEEKIIESSEKKSGCCGGHKSNVHSNDATEIDPVCGMSVAVTTDLKTDYQEKTYYFCNPSCLDKFKVDPETYLIPFDERTVPEGAADMDYTCPMDPEIVQKGPGTCPICGMALEPMQPTLDDGPNPELVDFSHRFWKTLPFSLLVFVLAMGSHLHAFIPQHIQPWIELILSLPVVLWAGKPILERCLSSYKTRNLNMWSLIGVGVIAAFFYSLVATIFPSLIPIEAKTGHGVAVYFEAACMIVSLSLLGQIMELKARAKTADSLKSLLRLQANTATLVQDDQLLEVDISMVKQGDILQIASGEQVPLDGVVVDGKSYIDEAMMTGEPIPVKKEIGDQVIGGTINQQGSLRIKATAIGANTTLAKMIQTVAEAQRSKAPLQRLADVVAKYFVVIVLLISIATFVIWMMFGQAQFDLALMCAVAVLIIACPCALGLATPMSVMATTGRAAQQGILFKDAEAIEALSKVDTLIIDKTGTLTEGKPSLKEIRLLVPALDQKQVETWIASIEQFSTHPIAQTLSQLVSSQNYVHVENFEDVSGFGVSGDIDDIKIFVGSQKLIELLGIAIDENLNNELDLLRQRGEVISFLATSTEVLAYISIYDAIKADAQQAIQQLIHAGIDVVMATGDHEQNAKFVAAQLGISHFYGNCTPQDKLELVKKYQSQSKIVVMAGDGINDAPALAQANVGIAMGTGTDIAKQTAQVTLVKGDIRGVDQAIHMARLGVRNMKQNLAFSFVYNGLGVPLAAGIFYPLTGWLLTPMIAAVAMSLSSLSVVLNALRLQKSK
- a CDS encoding MerR family transcriptional regulator is translated as MFTIGKLAKLTNSNVETIRYYQRIGLIKIPQPTGSYRYYTQEDIETIHFIQKAKDAGLQLSEIQELLALDINDREKVRQVIEHRLEQINLRLKELSSFKQQLTSWLDECKTSPHSCCPILESLKK